The genomic DNA GGCCTGCGAGGTCCTCGTGAGAGACGGGTTCACGGTACTGCCGTACATCGGCGCCGACCCGATCCTCGCCAAGAGGCTCGAGGAGGCGGGCACGGCCACCGTGATGCCCATGGGCTCGCCCATCGGCTCGAACCAGGGGCTCAGGACCCGAGACGCCCTGGCGATCATCATCGAGCAGGCCCGGGTGCCGGTGGTGGTCGACGCGGGGCTGGGTGCGCCTTCCCACGCGGCCGAGGCCCTGGAGATGGGAGCCGACGCGGTTCTCGTCAACACCGCGGTGGCGGTGGCTCGAGACCCGGAGGCCATGGCGCGGGCGTTTCGCAAGGGGGTGGAGGCCGGCCGCGAGGCGTTCCTGGCCGGCAGGGGGGCCGTGTCTCTGGTGGCGCAGGCATCGAGCCCCCTTACCGGGTTCCTGGGAGGAACCGCGTGAGCTTCGAAGCCTTCCTCGGCCGCCAGCCCCTCGCGCGCTACGCACAGATCGCCCACAGCGCGACCCCGCGGGACGTGGAGTCCGCGCTCGGTCGGCCGACCATCGACTTCGACGCCTTCCTCGCGCTCCTCTCGCCCGCCGCCGCGACCTACCTGGAGCCCATGGCGCGGCGGGCCCAGGAGATCACCCGGGTGCGTTTCGGGCGGGTGATCCAGATGTATGCGCCGCTCTATGTATCCAACGTGTGCTCCAACGGGTGCCTTTACTGCGGCTTCAACCGGAGCAACGCCGTTCGCCGCACGACGCTGCGCTTCGACCAGGCCGAGGGGGAGGCCGCCATCCTCCACGCCAGGGGGTTCCGCAGCCTGCTCCTGGTGTCCGGCGAGGCGCCCCAGGCAGTCTCGGTGGCGTACTTCGAGGCGCTGGTGCGCCGGCTTCACGGCCTGTTCCCGAGCCTCTCCCTCGAGATCTATCCGCTGGAGACCGAGGAGTACGCCCG from Thermodesulfobacteriota bacterium includes the following:
- a CDS encoding thiazole synthase, which codes for MSRPAPCPSADPLVIAGRTFSSRLFLGTGKFSSPQVMARSIEASGAEIVTVALRRVDLSRPDEDIVSHIDLERYLLLPNTSGARTAEEAVRLAHLARAAGLPAWVKVEVTPEPRYLLPDPVETLRACEVLVRDGFTVLPYIGADPILAKRLEEAGTATVMPMGSPIGSNQGLRTRDALAIIIEQARVPVVVDAGLGAPSHAAEALEMGADAVLVNTAVAVARDPEAMARAFRKGVEAGREAFLAGRGAVSLVAQASSPLTGFLGGTA